A single genomic interval of Bacteroidota bacterium harbors:
- a CDS encoding OmpA family protein, whose amino-acid sequence MNVLYNYLILSQIFLYSYSCAQNLIPNPGFEDHDKCLGLNTRISVWSMPSNNFYHYLCDCPVPKAQYNGEEKNKAHEGKGISGICLYGREAGEYMMVKLTQALVANTEYYFSGYVLLADEKKDNYENFKQLEIGFSGKDFSVTNPSYIFFDPQLLIPVSFASKEKEWIFISGRFTASGNETNLIIGNFLPSTPIADELTEYMSLSQSDRESYLRKHKKLADAMNEFNSEVIQESRPYSIRCYFDDLCLMQVSDSLKGYCNYPVTKNSSPEIKPEVNKPIVLENIFFETAKSTLLPSSFESLNNLGDWLKKNPSAEIQISGHTDNKGNEEENKKLSFDRAKSVKEYLASKNAVNKIEINGFGSTNPIASNDSEEGRSKNRRVEFVIIKQ is encoded by the coding sequence AACTATTTAATTCTTTCTCAGATTTTTCTTTACAGTTATTCTTGCGCTCAAAACCTAATTCCAAATCCCGGATTTGAAGATCACGACAAATGCCTGGGATTGAATACAAGGATTTCCGTATGGTCAATGCCTTCAAATAATTTTTACCATTATCTCTGCGATTGCCCTGTTCCGAAAGCCCAATACAATGGTGAAGAAAAAAATAAAGCGCATGAAGGGAAAGGAATTTCCGGAATTTGCCTCTACGGGCGGGAAGCCGGTGAATACATGATGGTAAAACTCACTCAGGCGCTTGTAGCAAATACGGAATATTATTTTTCGGGATATGTTTTGCTGGCTGACGAGAAAAAAGATAATTACGAAAACTTTAAACAACTGGAAATCGGTTTTTCAGGCAAAGATTTCTCTGTAACTAATCCCAGTTATATTTTCTTTGACCCGCAGTTATTAATACCTGTTTCCTTTGCTTCTAAAGAAAAAGAATGGATTTTTATTTCTGGAAGATTCACTGCCAGCGGAAATGAAACTAATTTGATCATCGGAAATTTTCTTCCTTCCACTCCTATTGCCGATGAACTGACCGAATACATGAGTTTGTCGCAAAGCGACAGGGAATCGTATCTGAGAAAACACAAAAAACTTGCTGACGCGATGAATGAATTTAATTCTGAAGTTATTCAGGAATCAAGGCCCTACTCCATCCGCTGCTACTTTGATGATTTATGTCTCATGCAAGTTTCTGACAGCTTAAAGGGATATTGTAATTATCCTGTCACAAAAAATTCTTCTCCTGAAATTAAACCGGAAGTAAACAAGCCGATTGTACTTGAAAATATTTTCTTTGAAACTGCTAAGTCAACTCTTCTTCCTTCCTCATTTGAGTCTCTTAATAATCTGGGTGACTGGCTGAAAAAAAATCCTTCTGCAGAAATTCAAATCTCCGGACATACTGATAACAAAGGAAATGAAGAAGAGAATAAAAAACTTTCTTTTGACAGGGCAAAATCAGTGAAAGAATACCTCGCTTCTAAAAATGCAGTCAACAAAATTGAAATTAACGGATTCGGAAGCACAAATCCTATTGCTTCCAACGATTCGGAGGAAGGCAGAAGCAAAAACCGAAGAGTAGAATTTGTAATTATAAAACAGTAA
- a CDS encoding T9SS type A sorting domain-containing protein: MKTTLTQLKEVREVTVLLLVFMLLMISFWSFAQPCRCGNDGYTTSIFQNTILASNVQYTQSADVNFDGTTEQEKMDIWSPVGDNCNKRPVIIWVHGGGFAQGDKTAPDVVAMCDSFSRKGFICATIDYRDDYWGQFGPVNDNSQNPNPYDTKEFTRADYRAMQDAKCAVRYFKANASTYGIDTSNIFMGGTSAGGWTSLMVAFLNKASEKFSDCNQQSLVAGMYQRPDLGSIDGNGGWNNVSSRVRGIISIFGAIPDTSLVDGPNDPAAIFFHEYGDPVVNFYYGQPYQGQYPNYASYWGDYYVNMQMANTGGTHKAFWINGSQHSLYPYRGLVTSETSKFLDSLICATPATSVNEEVNNNSFSIFPNPSTGVFQLQTPNSQLRTLKIQVYNSIGGQILSETVNQNKSTINLSDKSDGVYFIKVNSEENVMTEKVLISR, translated from the coding sequence ATGAAAACAACTTTAACACAATTAAAAGAAGTAAGAGAAGTAACTGTTCTGTTGCTTGTCTTCATGTTGCTCATGATCTCTTTCTGGTCATTCGCTCAGCCCTGCCGTTGCGGGAATGATGGCTACACGACTTCCATTTTTCAAAACACAATTCTCGCCAGTAATGTTCAGTACACACAAAGTGCTGATGTAAATTTTGACGGAACCACTGAACAAGAAAAAATGGACATATGGTCGCCAGTTGGAGATAATTGCAACAAGCGTCCCGTAATTATTTGGGTTCACGGTGGAGGATTCGCTCAGGGAGACAAAACTGCTCCTGATGTGGTAGCAATGTGCGATTCATTTTCAAGAAAGGGATTTATCTGCGCAACCATTGATTACCGCGATGATTACTGGGGACAATTCGGACCTGTGAATGATAATTCACAAAATCCAAATCCTTACGACACCAAAGAATTCACACGCGCTGATTACCGTGCCATGCAGGATGCAAAATGCGCAGTTCGTTATTTCAAAGCAAATGCTTCTACTTATGGAATTGACACGAGCAATATTTTCATGGGGGGAACCAGTGCTGGCGGATGGACTTCGCTGATGGTTGCATTCCTGAACAAAGCTTCCGAAAAATTTTCTGACTGCAATCAGCAATCATTGGTTGCAGGAATGTATCAACGTCCTGATTTGGGAAGCATTGACGGCAATGGCGGATGGAATAATGTTTCCTCGCGCGTGCGCGGAATCATTTCCATCTTCGGTGCAATTCCGGATACTTCTTTAGTGGATGGACCAAATGACCCTGCGGCAATTTTCTTTCATGAATACGGAGATCCGGTTGTGAATTTTTATTACGGGCAACCTTATCAGGGGCAATATCCGAATTATGCTTCTTACTGGGGAGATTATTACGTGAACATGCAAATGGCAAATACTGGCGGAACTCATAAAGCGTTCTGGATTAACGGAAGTCAGCATTCTCTTTATCCTTATCGTGGATTGGTTACCAGTGAAACATCCAAATTTCTTGACTCGCTGATTTGCGCAACACCTGCAACATCTGTAAATGAAGAAGTAAATAATAATTCTTTTTCCATATTTCCAAATCCGTCAACAGGAGTTTTCCAACTCCAAACTCCGAACTCCCAACTCAGAACTTTGAAGATACAGGTGTACAATTCTATCGGGGGACAGATTCTCAGTGAAACGGTGAATCAGAATAAAAGCACCATCAATCTGTCGGATAAATCAGACGGAGTATATTTCATAAAAGTAAATTCAGAAGAAAACGTCATGACAGAGAAAGTGCTTATCTCCAGATAG
- a CDS encoding MFS transporter, whose translation MQKGDKKIITAWSFYDWANSVYPLVITSAIFPIFYENVTKKDLGGIVEMFGRKFDSSEIYSYAISLSFLIISFVSPALSGIADYAGKKKRFMQFFCYLGALSCASLYFFDTANIALGLLSVVFASIGFNGSLVFYNAFLPEIAEPKDQDKVSAKGFAMGYIGSSILLILNLVMLKVFDVNVRWCFVTVAVWWIAFAQIPFFILPNNVFGHKPTGNLIFKGFRELLQVFKEIRLLPRLKRFLSSFFVYSMGVQTIMLMAVLFAKNEIIGLQDSDLIISILLIQFVGVIGAYAFSKLSSVIGNIKAIGVALFIWIAICVGTYLFVYTPLHFYIIAGSVGLVMGGIQSLSRSTYSKLLPDETQDHASYFSFYDVSEKIGIVIGTFLFGYIEGFTGSMRSSILALIAYFIVGFILLLTIPKSNNVK comes from the coding sequence ATGCAAAAAGGCGACAAGAAAATTATCACCGCCTGGAGTTTCTACGACTGGGCAAATTCCGTTTATCCGCTGGTTATTACATCCGCCATCTTTCCGATTTTTTATGAGAACGTTACAAAAAAAGATTTAGGCGGAATTGTTGAAATGTTCGGAAGAAAATTCGACAGTTCTGAAATATATTCCTATGCCATTTCTCTTTCGTTCCTCATCATTTCGTTTGTTTCTCCGGCACTTTCAGGGATTGCCGATTACGCAGGAAAGAAAAAACGGTTCATGCAGTTCTTCTGCTATCTCGGTGCGCTTTCTTGCGCGTCCTTATATTTTTTCGATACCGCTAACATTGCGCTCGGATTATTGTCTGTGGTGTTTGCGAGTATCGGCTTTAACGGAAGTTTGGTTTTTTATAACGCTTTCCTTCCCGAAATTGCCGAACCCAAAGATCAGGATAAAGTAAGCGCAAAAGGATTTGCCATGGGATATATCGGCAGTTCAATTCTTCTTATCCTCAATTTAGTAATGCTGAAAGTTTTTGATGTCAATGTACGCTGGTGTTTTGTTACGGTTGCTGTTTGGTGGATTGCATTCGCGCAGATTCCATTTTTTATTCTTCCCAATAATGTTTTCGGGCATAAGCCGACAGGAAATTTAATCTTTAAAGGATTTAGAGAGTTATTGCAAGTGTTTAAAGAAATCCGATTGCTTCCCCGCCTGAAAAGATTTCTTTCTTCTTTTTTTGTTTACAGCATGGGCGTGCAAACCATCATGCTCATGGCCGTTCTCTTCGCGAAAAATGAAATTATCGGATTGCAGGATTCGGATCTGATTATCAGTATTCTTCTTATTCAGTTTGTAGGGGTAATTGGTGCTTATGCTTTTTCAAAACTTTCTTCTGTTATTGGGAATATAAAAGCAATTGGCGTTGCACTTTTTATCTGGATTGCCATATGTGTGGGAACTTATCTGTTTGTCTACACTCCCTTACATTTTTACATTATTGCTGGGTCAGTGGGACTTGTAATGGGAGGAATTCAATCTTTATCACGCTCCACATATTCTAAACTATTACCCGATGAAACACAAGACCACGCATCTTACTTTTCTTTTTACGATGTAAGCGAAAAAATAGGTATCGTCATTGGGACGTTTTTGTTCGGCTATATTGAAGGATTCACAGGAAGCATGCGCAGTTCAATTCTCGCGCTCATTGCGTATTTCATAGTCGGATTTATTTTACTTTTGACCATTCCAAAGAGCAATAATGTAAAATGA
- a CDS encoding (Fe-S)-binding protein, which yields MIVDIFIPCFIDQLHPNVGLNMVKVLEKLGCGINYNPEQTCCGQPAFNSGYWDEAREVGEKFIKEFQNDRYIVSPSASCVGYVKNYYPEMFHNSVLHNEFKQVKRNIFEFSDFLVNVLKITNLGASLKGVATYHDSCAALREYGIKREPRTLLEKVRGLELREMKDTEVCCGFGGTFSAKFEPIAVGMVEQKVKNALDVKADYIISTDMSCLLHMDSYIKKQKLDMKVMHIADVLVSGWE from the coding sequence ATGATAGTAGACATTTTCATCCCCTGTTTCATTGACCAGCTTCATCCGAATGTCGGGCTGAACATGGTGAAGGTTTTGGAAAAACTCGGTTGCGGCATCAATTATAACCCCGAACAAACCTGTTGCGGGCAACCTGCTTTCAATTCCGGTTACTGGGACGAAGCACGCGAAGTGGGTGAAAAGTTTATAAAGGAATTTCAGAACGACAGATATATTGTTTCTCCTTCGGCTTCGTGTGTTGGATATGTGAAAAATTATTATCCCGAAATGTTCCACAATTCTGTTTTGCATAATGAGTTCAAGCAAGTAAAAAGAAATATTTTTGAGTTCTCAGATTTTCTGGTGAATGTGTTGAAGATTACAAATCTTGGAGCTTCATTAAAAGGAGTTGCAACGTATCACGATTCCTGCGCTGCGCTGCGCGAGTACGGAATCAAGCGCGAGCCGAGAACGCTGTTGGAAAAAGTGCGCGGACTTGAACTTCGCGAAATGAAAGACACAGAAGTATGCTGCGGCTTTGGCGGAACGTTCTCCGCAAAGTTTGAACCCATTGCGGTTGGCATGGTAGAACAGAAAGTAAAAAATGCACTTGACGTAAAAGCAGATTATATTATTTCCACGGATATGTCCTGCTTGCTTCACATGGACAGTTACATCAAAAAGCAAAAGCTTGACATGAAAGTGATGCATATTGCGGATGTACTTGTCTCTGGCTGGGAATGA
- a CDS encoding DinB family protein, whose translation MKHILETYTSYNFWANAKLTDVLKSIDPSLIDKEVASSFNSIRKTTYHTWGAEELWWKRLHGESLSKVPAMDFSGSYEKAVKHFLSVSKKITELVKEKDENYLQTPNTYKDTRGNSWTNTHWQMIMHCMNHSTFHRGQLITMMRAVGVTIIPATDMIVYFREQKK comes from the coding sequence ATGAAACATATTCTCGAAACATACACTTCCTACAATTTCTGGGCGAACGCAAAACTCACGGATGTTCTCAAAAGCATTGATCCCTCGCTCATTGACAAAGAAGTTGCAAGCAGTTTTAATTCCATAAGAAAGACAACGTATCACACCTGGGGTGCGGAGGAATTATGGTGGAAACGGCTGCATGGGGAATCGCTAAGTAAAGTTCCTGCCATGGACTTTAGCGGAAGTTATGAAAAAGCCGTGAAACATTTTCTTTCTGTTTCAAAAAAAATTACGGAGTTGGTGAAAGAGAAAGATGAAAACTATTTGCAAACTCCCAACACCTACAAAGACACGCGCGGAAATTCCTGGACGAACACGCACTGGCAGATGATCATGCACTGCATGAACCACAGCACTTTTCACAGAGGGCAGTTGATTACGATGATGAGGGCGGTGGGTGTTACAATAATACCCGCTACGGATATGATTGTTTATTTCAGGGAGCAAAAGAAATAA